In a genomic window of Amorphus orientalis:
- a CDS encoding Bax inhibitor-1/YccA family protein has protein sequence MSTFDRNSVGRAQGYATGRAEAGVIDQGLRAYMTKVYNLMAIGLAVTGLVAIGAFYMAVTGDAGSAAQMSGGGAAQIGQGMYLTSFGLALYASPLKWVVMLAPLGMVFFLSFRVQNMSVSGAQTAFWVFAALMGLSLSSIFLVFTGQSIARVFFITAASFGALSLYGYTTKKDLSGWGSFLFMGLIGIIIASLVNLFIGSSALQFAISVIGVLVFAGLTAYDTQQIKEMYYVGDDSSVAGKKAIMGALRLYLDFINLFMMLLQLFGNRQ, from the coding sequence ATGTCGACCTTCGACCGGAATTCAGTTGGGCGAGCACAGGGCTACGCCACCGGCCGCGCCGAGGCCGGCGTCATAGACCAGGGCCTGCGCGCCTACATGACCAAGGTCTACAACCTCATGGCCATCGGCCTTGCGGTGACCGGCTTGGTGGCGATCGGCGCGTTCTACATGGCGGTGACCGGCGATGCCGGCTCGGCGGCCCAGATGTCGGGTGGCGGCGCCGCGCAGATCGGCCAGGGCATGTACCTGACCAGCTTCGGCCTCGCGCTCTACGCCTCGCCCCTCAAGTGGGTCGTCATGCTCGCCCCGCTCGGCATGGTGTTCTTTCTGAGCTTCCGGGTTCAGAACATGAGCGTCTCCGGCGCCCAGACCGCGTTCTGGGTGTTCGCCGCGCTGATGGGGCTCTCGCTGTCGTCGATCTTCCTGGTCTTCACCGGGCAGTCGATCGCGCGGGTGTTCTTCATCACCGCCGCCTCGTTCGGCGCGCTCAGCCTCTACGGCTACACCACGAAGAAGGACCTGTCCGGCTGGGGCTCGTTCCTTTTCATGGGCCTGATCGGCATCATCATCGCCTCGCTGGTGAACCTGTTCATCGGCTCCAGCGCGCTGCAGTTCGCGATCTCCGTGATCGGCGTGCTCGTGTTCGCCGGCCTGACCGCCTACGACACGCAGCAGATCAAGGAGATGTACTATGTCGGTGACGACAGCAGCGTCGCCGGCAAGAAGGCGATCATGGGCGCCCTCAGGCTCTACCTCGACTTCATCAACCTGTTCATGATGCTGCTGCAGCTGTTCGGCAACCGCCAGTAG
- the thpR gene encoding RNA 2',3'-cyclic phosphodiesterase yields MPRLFTGLEIPPDIRMRLAQLRGGLRSARWIDTENYHITLRFIGDIDDRTADEVAAMLDTVKRTEVRVRLSGLGAFGSRKPHSIWARVEPTPELLELQAEQERLLQRIGLPPEGRKFTPHVTIARLKGASAREVASWLSIRGDFEAPSFMASRFVLFSSRASQGGGPYLVEEEYPLYADAA; encoded by the coding sequence ATGCCACGCTTGTTCACCGGGCTCGAGATCCCGCCGGACATCCGTATGCGCCTTGCGCAGCTCCGAGGCGGACTCCGCTCCGCCCGCTGGATCGACACCGAAAACTACCACATCACGCTTCGCTTCATCGGTGACATCGACGACCGCACGGCCGACGAGGTCGCCGCGATGCTCGACACCGTGAAGCGCACCGAAGTCCGTGTCCGGCTGTCCGGTCTCGGTGCATTCGGCTCCCGCAAGCCCCACTCGATCTGGGCGCGGGTGGAGCCGACGCCGGAGCTGCTGGAGCTTCAGGCCGAGCAGGAGCGGCTCCTGCAGCGCATCGGCCTGCCCCCGGAAGGCCGCAAGTTCACGCCCCATGTCACGATTGCTCGGCTGAAGGGGGCCTCGGCCCGGGAAGTGGCGAGCTGGCTGTCGATCCGGGGCGATTTCGAAGCGCCGTCCTTCATGGCCTCGCGCTTCGTGCTGTTTTCCTCCCGCGCCTCCCAGGGCGGCGGTCCCTATCTCGTGGAAGAGGAATATCCGCTCTACGCCGACGCGGCATGA
- a CDS encoding extensin-like domain-containing protein, whose translation MTLVQRPSARRLFAIVTTCLLIVAVVAGCSRGPQHQERRAAWRDIAERNCLRSGEVQPSAYMEPRERIRVGACGANKPFKVMAASSGTIAMQPAATMACPMIPAVDRWLNDTVQPMANALFGVPVSEVKVAASYGCRTRNNKRGARLSEHSFANALDVSGFTLADGRTITVEDGWVSDGSDAIFLRTVHGDACKEFTTVIGPDGDRHHRDHFHFDLARHNKDGSYHHCE comes from the coding sequence ATGACCCTGGTCCAGCGCCCCTCTGCCCGACGCCTCTTCGCGATCGTAACCACGTGTCTTCTGATCGTGGCGGTCGTTGCCGGCTGCTCGCGCGGGCCCCAGCATCAGGAGCGCCGGGCCGCCTGGCGCGACATCGCCGAGCGCAACTGCCTGCGCTCCGGCGAGGTGCAGCCCTCCGCCTACATGGAGCCCCGGGAGCGCATCCGGGTCGGCGCCTGCGGGGCCAACAAGCCGTTCAAGGTGATGGCGGCCAGCTCCGGCACGATCGCCATGCAGCCCGCGGCGACGATGGCCTGTCCGATGATCCCGGCGGTCGACCGCTGGCTGAACGACACCGTCCAGCCGATGGCCAACGCCCTCTTCGGCGTGCCGGTCAGCGAGGTGAAGGTGGCCGCCTCCTATGGCTGCCGGACCCGCAACAACAAGCGCGGCGCCCGGCTGTCGGAACACTCCTTCGCCAACGCCCTCGACGTATCCGGCTTCACGCTCGCCGACGGCCGGACCATCACGGTCGAGGACGGCTGGGTCAGCGACGGCTCCGATGCGATCTTCCTGCGCACCGTCCATGGGGACGCCTGCAAGGAGTTCACGACGGTGATCGGGCCCGACGGCGACCGCCACCACCGCGACCACTTCCATTTCGATCTGGCCCGTCACAACAAGGACGGCAGCTACCACCACTGCGAATAG
- a CDS encoding nickel/cobalt transporter, translating to MREMRVHPLALCGLAGLILLVAMVAVQPALAAGGPFGVGAPEPSAAPVSGPLAGFFAWVAAWQSTFYRALTDSLSEIKASGAAPWLLIALSFGYGVFHAIGPGHGKAVVSSYMLANEATARRAVGLSFAASAVQATTAVVVVLIAAAVLNLTSLQMSRSIETIEIAAYAMVTLLGASLVWRKILRPAFRRVRTGPGVVTASALSASVAYAQTERHRHAGHDHGGDGHGHHGHASHAHGHHHHGHGHDHHHTTAEAAAQCGCGHSHGIDPETVARATSLRAAVAAVLAVGLRPCSGAVIVLVFALSQGLLGAGIASAYVMGLGTAITVSLLALAAVGAKGLAIRMSGAGSPLAARVHGGLEAAGALVVLFLGLTLLIATLSAS from the coding sequence ATGCGCGAAATGAGAGTCCATCCGCTTGCGCTCTGCGGCCTTGCCGGTCTGATCCTGCTTGTGGCGATGGTCGCCGTTCAGCCCGCGCTGGCTGCAGGTGGGCCGTTTGGCGTGGGCGCGCCGGAACCCTCCGCCGCGCCGGTCTCCGGGCCGCTGGCGGGGTTCTTCGCCTGGGTCGCGGCCTGGCAGTCGACCTTCTACCGCGCGCTCACGGACTCCCTGTCGGAGATCAAGGCGAGCGGGGCGGCGCCCTGGCTGCTGATCGCGCTGTCGTTCGGCTACGGCGTGTTCCACGCCATCGGGCCGGGGCACGGCAAGGCGGTGGTGTCGTCCTACATGCTCGCCAATGAGGCGACGGCGCGTCGGGCCGTCGGCCTGTCCTTCGCCGCCTCCGCCGTCCAGGCCACGACCGCCGTTGTCGTCGTGCTGATCGCGGCGGCGGTGCTCAACCTGACCAGCCTGCAGATGTCGCGCTCCATCGAGACCATCGAGATCGCGGCCTATGCCATGGTCACGCTGCTCGGTGCCTCGCTGGTGTGGCGCAAGATCCTGCGTCCCGCTTTCAGGCGGGTCCGGACCGGTCCGGGTGTCGTGACCGCGTCCGCCCTGTCGGCATCCGTGGCGTATGCGCAGACGGAGCGGCATCGTCATGCCGGTCACGACCATGGTGGCGACGGGCACGGCCATCACGGTCACGCGTCGCATGCGCACGGTCATCATCATCACGGCCACGGCCACGATCATCACCACACCACCGCCGAGGCGGCGGCCCAGTGCGGATGCGGCCATTCCCACGGCATCGACCCCGAGACGGTTGCCCGGGCAACCTCGCTGCGGGCGGCGGTGGCCGCGGTGCTCGCGGTCGGGCTCCGCCCGTGCAGCGGTGCGGTCATCGTGCTGGTCTTCGCCCTGTCCCAGGGCCTGCTGGGCGCCGGCATCGCGTCGGCCTACGTCATGGGGCTCGGAACGGCGATCACCGTCTCGCTCCTTGCGCTCGCCGCCGTCGGCGCCAAGGGCCTGGCGATCCGGATGTCCGGGGCGGGCTCTCCGCTTGCCGCCCGGGTCCACGGCGGACTGGAAGCGGCCGGCGCACTCGTCGTGCTGTTCCTCGGCCTCACGCTCCTGATCGCCACGCTGTCGGCGTCCTGA
- a CDS encoding DUF1007 family protein: MTDRTVLGMSRRAKGRLDWRTRLSAMVMAAAAVMIGADTAEAHPHVFVEAKSELVFDGTGDLSAVRHAWRFDAPFSSFAVQGLDADQNGILTQEELSELAQVNVESLKEYDNFTFLSHDGEDLSFADAEDYWLDYSGGRLTLYFVLPLAEPLALAGDSVTLEVYDPEYFVAFEMTKQQPFTLIDAPAECVLNTQLAGELDPMTATQLAAIPSSQREIPDQYRAMTDVLANEALVTCAK; the protein is encoded by the coding sequence TTGACAGATAGAACTGTGCTCGGGATGAGCCGGAGGGCGAAGGGTCGGCTCGACTGGAGGACGCGCCTGTCCGCAATGGTGATGGCAGCGGCCGCCGTCATGATCGGTGCCGACACTGCCGAAGCCCATCCCCACGTCTTCGTCGAGGCCAAGAGTGAGCTCGTCTTCGATGGCACGGGCGATCTGTCCGCCGTGCGCCACGCCTGGCGGTTCGACGCGCCCTTCTCCTCTTTTGCGGTCCAGGGCCTGGATGCGGATCAGAACGGGATCCTGACCCAGGAGGAACTCTCCGAGCTGGCCCAGGTGAACGTGGAGTCGCTGAAGGAGTACGATAACTTCACCTTCCTCAGCCACGACGGGGAGGACCTCTCATTTGCGGATGCGGAGGATTACTGGCTGGACTACAGCGGCGGGCGTCTGACCCTCTATTTCGTGCTGCCGCTGGCTGAGCCGCTTGCCCTGGCCGGCGACAGCGTCACGCTGGAAGTCTACGATCCGGAATATTTCGTCGCCTTCGAGATGACCAAGCAGCAGCCGTTCACCCTGATCGACGCGCCGGCTGAATGCGTGCTCAACACCCAGCTCGCCGGGGAACTCGACCCGATGACCGCGACCCAGCTCGCGGCGATCCCCTCCAGTCAACGCGAGATCCCCGATCAGTACCGGGCCATGACCGACGTTCTGGCCAACGAGGCGCTGGTGACATGCGCGAAATGA